From the Amia ocellicauda isolate fAmiCal2 chromosome 12, fAmiCal2.hap1, whole genome shotgun sequence genome, the window AGATACATATACAGATAGCTGTGCAGAAACAGGTAGGGCGCGTACATACCTGTAGAACGCAGTTGTGTAGTTCTAGAATCTGTCAAGCCGTTACAAACAGAGACGGAACGCTCGCTGCCTTCGTCCCCACCCTTGATGTGCTGAGAAAGCACAAGCGATCGTTACACAcagcaaatacttttttcctctcCTCCCTCGTTTCACCCAGACCTATTGACAACTCCTCTTTcgaccctctctctccctccctccctctcgcgGCGTTCTCTGCAACTCTAAACAGTTACGGATTTCAGAGCGTCTGTTTCGGGTTCGTAttcatcattatttattttgattattataatcgttattattaatagcaatagtagcagtagtagcgGGGTTATAGCACTATAGTATAATGCTGATTATTTTGTGTTAGTTTTTGCTAGAATTCGCTAGCAGTGGTATAAATAGTAGCAAAGGTAGAGACAGAGGTTGTGATTTAAACATCCATTAAACATTGACTGTACTATAGCCCAGTCAGTATCAGTCAGACAACCATCTTAATTACACTTGTTATAATTAtttgcatttctctctctctcaatgcagtgttaatgtactgtagtgtccagtcagtcagtgtgtctgtactgtattaaccctctctctctcagtgcagtgttaatgtactgtagtgtccagtcagtcagtgtgtctgtactgtattaaccctctctctctcagtgcagtgttaatgtactgtagtgtccagtcagtcagtgtgtctgtactgtattaaccctctctctctcagtgcagtgttaatgtactgtagtgtccagtcagtcagtgtgtctgtactgtattaaccctctctctctcagtgcagtgttaatgtactgtagtgtccagtcagtgtgtctgtactgtattaaccctctctctcagtgcagtgttaatgtactgtagtgtccagtcagtgtgtctgtgctgtattaaccctctctctctcagtgcagtgttaatgtactgtagtgtccagtcagtgtgtctgtactgtattaaccctctctctctcagtgcagtgttaatgtactgtagtgtccagtcagtcagtgtgtctgtactgtattaaccctctctctctcagtgcagtgttaatgtactgtagtgtccagtcagtcagtgtgtctgtactgtattaaccctctctctctcagtgcagtgttaatgtactgtagtgtccagtcagtgtgtctgtactgtattaaccctctctctctctctctctctctctctctctctctctctctctctctctctctctctctctctctctgaaactAAAATTCAAAgtaagctttattggcatgacatttGTATAcaggtattgccaaagcatctGATATAATTGATGCATACAGtgactctcaaaagtattcaagtatccttggactttttcacatttcattgtgttacaacattaaatcagaatggatttaatcaggagtttttgcctcTGATCAAcatagaaaatgtccataatgtcaaaatgaaaaatataatgtgcaaattgttctaaattaattacaaattccaaaCATACACTAATTGAATGCAAGTATCAATTAATTgaaagtaatcaccccctttgtcAGGACACACCTGATttagctgtggtgaaaccaattgtctttagaattCATGTAatgagtccacctctgtgcaattaaggagTCACCAATTGGGGCTAGGATAtaaaacatttccaaggcattgaatattcCCCTGGAGCACactaaagtccattattaagaaatggagagaatatggcactgtgaatctgcctacaACAGTCCGTCCTCAAAAACAGAGTATCTGGGCGaaaagggcactagtcagggaggtcaccaagaggcctatgacaactctaaaggagttactgtcttccatggctgagctgggagacagtGTGCacactgcaacaatagcccgggtacttcacaaaagtggcatttatgggagaaaaaaaactcaaaaatcAAATCACAGCTAGAGTTTgccatgtgggagactctgagaccaagtggaggaagattctatggtctgatgagaccaaaatagagatATTTGACCTTAACACTAAGCGCTACGTTTAGCACAAGCCTAACAACaaacatcatcctgagaacgccatccctaccgtgaagcacggtggtgacagcatcatgctatggggatgcttctctgcatcagggactggaaaccttgtaaagatagaggccacaatggatgcagcaaagtacagagaaatcctggaagaaacatgctgaagtctgcaagagacctgggacatGGGAGATGATTCAGGACAATGAcctcaaacatacagccaaagccacactggagtgaaaAGGTcagtgtcctggagtggcccagtcaaagcccggacctcaatgcaattgagaatatgtgtgGAAAGGTCCACACCAGGGATGTGCCAGGGGGGCTATTTGTCCCAATCACCCCGTCAGCTCATGCCGAGTCCccttggtgaacagcaatgttcacTCTCTCCGTCATTGTCCTGAATAGTCTCCCAACTCTTGCAAAcctcagcaggttttcttccaggatttctctgtactttgttgCATCCATTTTgtcctctatctttacaaggtttccaggccctcaTGCAGGCCCTGATGCAAATAAACATCCCCATGCAAAGAaacatcagaccatagaatcttcatccacttggtctcagagtctcccaaaTGCCTTCTGGCAAAACCATTttatctctcccataaaggccacatCGTTCACCAGCATAGGGACTGCAGTGCCCCTTTTTTAAtttcagccactgccccccTAAATGGCTGTGCACGTAActcaacttgatggagcttgagcgaTTTTGCTAAGAAGAATGGGTAACAATTGCTGTGtctagatgtgcaaagctggtagagactcatCCACATAGATTTAtttctgtaattgctgccaaacgTGCCTcttccaaatattgactgaaggggtgattacttatgcatcacgttttctgtttttgtaattaatttaattttcaaattatatttttcactttgatattatggacattttctgtgttgatcagtggcaaaaacttctatattattattattattattattattattattattattattattattattattattattattattgttaaattatgattaaatccattctgattttatcttgtaacacaatgaaatgtggaaaagtccaaggggggtgaatacttttgagagtcactgtataaagaaaatatatttatagaaaataaattaagaaaaaaaatcatagatTAAACATcattataaaaattaaaataatacttaattaaaataaaataatgtataatatgtatGAATAATAAATCATAAGTAGTAACATAAAACTAATAAGAATAATCAAGCAATGAGTATGATTAAGTaagtttcaataaataaaagttatatatatattggaagttatatatatatgttggaaGGGAGACTTATTTTCTAAATATTATTACTAGTATTTACTATGATATCGTTTTATtgatgtaatttattttctaaatattaTTACTAGTATTTACTTCGATATCGTAGTAAATACTAGTAAtaatatttagaaaataaattatacatcaaTAAAACGTTCATCATTCCCAGTAGTCTCCCTTCCAACACCTTAGAAAACAACTCTAAccactgcctccctccctctgatGCACTGATCACTGAGTCTGTACCTTGTCAATGTTTGCCTTTCTTTTGGGGTTTTGATATTTAGGTATTCTGCAAATGTAATATTCCTATTTAGGGCCCGAACACATCCAAGTTTATCTACTAATTTTTCAAATTTCCGTTGTATTTCTCCTTTAGTTtaagtttgattgtttttattgttgtgaAAACCTGGTTCTGGGGCTCTCTGGTGTCCGAACAGCTCAGGGTCATGAGCCTCAGAGCACGCTGGCCCAGAGGGTCTCACTCTGGGGAGAGCTGGTTGCTTAGTACTGCTTTGTGGTGGTAGGACTGGGAGTCCACCTGCTTTAGGTGGGACCAGAACTCTCtcactttttctctttctcagtGTAATGTTAATTAGGGTGTGTGTTAGAGTACTCAGGTACTCTATATAATTAGAATTACTCAAGCATTAATTTACCACTCCAATACTCTATAATTATACATTCTATCACTTGAGTACAGttcattataatttttaatGATTCAGTCATACAACTCAAATATATTTACAACCTTAGCGTGCCAgccattttaaatttaaatagatGCAGCTTTCGACCTTAGACGACAATGCAAACCATATGTAGGCCAGTGAGTAATTTCACAGAGGAGCCAAGCGAAGTTGGATCTGGAAGTATTTAGAGAAATCAGATGAAGCAATGGCATATTGGAAGTTATGCAACCTATGACTGGCccatcaaaaaaacaaaaacaataacaacaagttCAGTGCATCTCCATTTGCAGTTTGAAGCATATTGTTATTGTCAGAATATGATGCaaagatatatattatatattttttgtcatgTGACAGGAGATACGCCAGAATAGAATTCGTCTGTTGAACAGCAACGTTTTACTGACAtcttcaacaacaaaaaaagcaaattaGAAAAAAGGTCCGCTATTCAACTGATTTTGGATTGCGTAGTTTCTTAGAAAGCTTTCTTTTAGTGGTTTGTTTGATAAAGGATTACGCAATATGACATTTCTGTGGACAATAAGACCAGACTGCAGCAGGCAACTCTCAAAATGACCATAACAATATACGGCTATGTCACACCAAATTCTGTACAGCAAAAGTCAGGACATCCCAATGAAAGAGATAATTGAATGAGTTAGTGAATCTGTTTTATATAACACTGCATAATTTGAATTCCCCCATTGTCTGTAAAAATGTTACTATTTTTTATTAGACTTCCCTGACCATCATTACTGTAATATTCACAAACATATACAGCATTTACAGTAAAGATGTTCCACAGTAAATAGAACATTGGAAAAATTGGTGAATGtgtcatatttaaaaattgGTACAGATAAATCTCCATCGTCCGTCCAATATTAAACTTGATCTCCCTAGTAAACCTCTCCCACTAGCATTACTGTAAATTCCATTAATAACTGGTGTTGCAATTCCCAGTTATGACAACCCCAAAATCGGCACATGGAATTTAATAGCATATTGACGAAATAGGGAAATCTGTCACATTGTACACTAGGCCAAAATCTCTCCATTGGCTGTGACACATTATGCTGGATTCTTATAGTAGACTTCCCCGTCTATGTGTTAATGTAGATTTCAGGAAATTGTACTGTAAACATTATGAAACCCCAAAGTGGGCACATGAAACAAAATAGCGCATTGGCGAAATGGGTGAATCTGCCATATTGTGCACTCAATAAATCGACATTTCCTCATTTTGTGTGTCAAATGACACTGGGTTCTTATATTAGACTTCCCTGACTTGCATCCATGTAACACTTATGAATATTTATTGTAGATTTTTCCAGTTATGACACCCCAAAGTGGTTGCAATCAATACCATAGTACTTTGGGAAATATGTGAATCTGCCATATTGCACactgtattaaatcaatattttccCATTGTCAAACATGTTACTGGATTTGTATAGTAGACTTCCTTGACTAATATCACTGTGAATTGCAGGAAAGTTTACTGTAGCATTTTACAGAGATTTCTTGGGCCAAACGGAATCTGTGGATTTTTCTTTTCCCACATTCAGGGGATCATTTAACTTAAATCCTGCTCAAAATCTGCATAAatgaatatattacatttaatgttcttctataaagaaatataaattgCACAGGAGATTTCAACTTCCAATAGTGGTTTGCTGATAATTCgtcattaaataaattacataaaaagTATTGATTGTGATCACTTGCATTTTGGTGGCTATGTATTTTTGGATGACATCATCTTCGCTATGCTTCCTTTCATGTCCCTAGTCTATTTGACATTGTAGTTTTGTTCCAAaaggtatttattttaagcCTCAGTCTGAATTGTCCGACGCATGTGCTGTAATCCCTCGTTATTGTTATTGTGATggtattactttattattttattgtaaaatgaTGATATTCATTTTGTTATTGGTGTGTGCCAAATGGTAATACTTTCATTTTGTGCctcatttgaattaatttaattctgtGAGAATTCTACTTTGAGATGGTTTTCTGTGGGTTCTCATTAGGTCACGGATTCTATTGGGGCGTAGCTGTGACACCCCAAAATGGGCACAAGCAGTTAAGTAGGACATTGCTGAATCTGTCATATTGCACACCCCATAGACATCCATAGGTTGAGAATGCAACCATGGTTTTCTGAAAGAGAAAATAGTTCCTAAGGGGCTATGTACAGTGTGTCACGAAAGAGGAGAAACTGCATAATAAAGCCGCCCTTGTGTGTGGTTACACTGATGAACCCCCACCCTGGCTTTGGTCATCTACACAGTGCATGCGCTGTacttctttttttccctctcacTCTTTGGGAAGGATagacaagaagaaaaaacacatcaaaACAAAAAGATTACTATGACAGGAATAACTACAGCTAATATAGAGCAGTGCTGAACTCACTTCCTTCCTCCCTCAGAGCAGCATCCCTGTGTCGCTCACTGTGTATCCTTGTGACAGGCCACTACATACTGGGCAGCCAGTGTGGTTGTGTGTCCCTCCCCTCACGGGACTTACTGTAGAATAATGAAACAGTTTAAGTGCAAAACATTGCTGACCAGCTCAGAGGAATAGACcagagaggtctggaggggataCAGTATATGGAGAGgtcagggtctgaaggtagcttggtgcagtgtggccAAGACAGCGGTAGATGCATGCCGGGATCAAGagtcagtggagggagcggagcagtggagtagcgtgtgtgaatcgtggcagagagacaccagacgagccacagagttctggatgagctggagctgcGGGTAGTAGATGGAGGCAGggcggccaggagggagttgcagtagtccaggcaggagaggaccagggactggacgagtagctgagtcgagtagtcagtgaggaagggatggattcggcgtatgttgctcaggaagaatctacaggtgcgtgtcagcgtggtgatgtgctgagtgtaggagagcgcaggattgatGGTGACTtgtagatttttagtggaagaagtaGGAGAGAGtatggtggattccaaggggttTGAGATGGAGAACTCAGCAGAAGGTGaagaagagtgggggaaaaacaggagatctgatttggagaggttgagcttgaggtggtgtgagtgcatccaggaggaAATAGCAGACAGATAGAAGAGATGCAATAGGGGACAAaggagtcagaagagggaaaagacaggaagagctAGGCGTCATCCACAGCTGGTTTAATTCCagcattttttcccccttatCACAGGGATTAACACACAGATGTCATtataaccctctctctctctctctcttccctccccCACACTCTCTCAATCTCCCATTTCCTCAGGCCTTatttcttctttctctctccccatgGCTGGCCCCCCACTCTCTCTAactctttctcactctctctctctctctctctctctctctctctctctctctctctctctctctctctctctctctcaaagcaTAACAGCTTAATTCATAACTAATCAGCTCCTGGTGTCTGACTATGTgcaaacagtttattttatacCAAGAAACTACGATGTGATTTggatgatctctctctctctctctctctctctctctctcttacacacacacacatacagacacactcactttctttctctctttctccccacCCCCTCTACATAGGTTTCTCCCCCTCTGTCTGTTATCTGTGTCTTTGCTCAAAACTTCAGAGAAATGGGTTTTCAAAGTTGAATGAACTGAACAAAActaacattctctctctctctctctcaaacaaaatgtctctctctcaaaaaaacTCTCCTGATTGGTTCCTTCTTTGATGTTGTTGCTGAATtaactgtattaaccctctctctctcattgcagtgttaatgtactgtagtatccagtcagtcagtgtgtctgtactgtattaaccctctctctctcagtgcagtgttaatgtactgtagtgtccagtcagtgtgtctgtactgtattaaccctctctttCTTCAGGATTGATACAGGCACCATGCCCAGCTCTCAGTTTGGGGGTGTCCCAGCTGGCACCTCAAGATTTGATCACTCCTCCTGTTTGGACCCTGAGACTTTAGGGGTGAGTGCTGAGCCCTGTTATTTAACACAATTTTTCACAGAGAATATAAATctaattttatatttcttataTTCTCTCATCACattattgtttaaatacaatgatCCTTTATAAGTAACTGGCTGAAGGGCACAtaagcagtgtcccccacctggaaTTGAGCCCACAGCCCTCCgcttcagagtccagagcccatCTACCCTTCAAACAGAAGGGTTGAGgtggggagagagtgagagagagaagggggggatATTACCCAAGTACAGACTCAGTGACCTCAGCCTGGCGATTGCAAAGGGCCAACACACACAGGGAGGAGCGACTGGGCAGCCACTGTTAACACGGGGAGGTGGAAAGGACAGGGTGGTGGAcaggtgggggggcagttgtTGTTTCCTTAGGTGTGGGAGGGGGGGACTTCAGTGGGAATGAAGGGGAAGTGTGTTCTTGCCGTCTATTTGTTCAATTATGTATGATTTATTGTTACctatttatacatttacttAAGTTAGTTAGTTattacttgtttttttattatttgtgaatTATGACAGAGAGACTAGACAGGCAGACTCAGAGCTACACAGGCTGTAGAGAGAttgacaaacacagacagacacacacacactctctgcctgtctgttgTCTTTCTCAGTCACAATATATCCTCCTCCCCTGTAGGTGATGACAATATTACTGGGCATCTTCCAGCTGCTCCTTGCCATACCAAGTTACTATGTCGAGCTGTCCCCCCCCTGGCTCCTCATCATGCCCGTCTGCATCGGGATAGTGGTATGTTCCAGCACAGTACACCCACTAGAGTATTACTGTAGCACTGCATGCAATTCGTAAGTGAGCCAGTCAATGTCCTAATTAATCAGCAACAATGTCAGCTTAAGCCCCACGCTGCCAAAAACCTCTCCATCAGTCAATCATATTTCATGAGTGGAATGAATATATATCTTAAGCACaacaacaaattatatatatatgggctggacacactgcaagtAACACAGATCAAAAATGGACAAAATAatctattgaatggatcccaagagattaaaaaaagacctagaagacgaccacatagaaGTTGGagagatgaaatcataaacattgcaggcgtgacatggaaaagagaagctgtagatcgaagcaagtggaaacatcttggggtggccttcatccagcaatggatcgatataggctgatggtgatgataaaCATACATGTACACTCCTGATCCATCAGTTTTTATTCTAATGAATTGTTTATCTTTCTTTCTACATTTCTTGTGTCCAGTTTATTATTGCAGGATCGTTCGCAGTAGCTTGTGAGAAAGTGCCCAATCGCCGGTTGGTAAGTTAATAATATTATCGACTGGTGTCAGCAGTATTTCTGGGGTCTGCGTTAGGGTCTGTGTATTGATTTCTATATTAGTAGTATCTCAAGGGTCTATATTAGAGACTTGATTAATCTCTGTGTTAGGGTCTGTAAATCTGGGTTGGTAGTGTCTCTGGGGTTATATTAGGGTCTCTGATAATCTCTCAGTGTCAATTAGTCTGTCAGTGATTACTATACCAATaaacctctctttctctcaccccctaaacctccctctctctctctgccactcCCTACCCCTCTTTCCCCCCAACCTTTCCACATACCCTCCCCCATCCCTCTCCATTTCCTTCTCCCCCTCTCGATCTCTCCTCCAcccctgtccctctctcagCTACAGGGCTGTGTGTACAGCAATGTGTGTGGCCTGGTGGtggctctgtgtgcagtgtgtgtgtacgcaGTGGCCCTGCACCGTGTCCCCTCTCCCAAAACCTGCGCCCACTTCGATTTAGACATGCACCTGGAAGATATGGAAATCAACTGCATTTTTGATCACGTGTCGAAGGTACTCTGTGCGTGtatgtgtctgcgtgtgtgtgtgtgtctatgtatgtgtgagtgactgtgtgtgtctgattttcagtgcagtgttaatgtactgtagtatccagtcagtgtgtctgtgctgtattaaccctctctctctcagtgcagtgttaatgtactgtagtgtccagtcagtcagtgtgtctgtactgtattaaccctctctctctcagtgcagtgttaatgtactgtagtgttcagtcagtcagtgtgtctgtactgtattaaccctctctctcagtgcagtgttaatgtactgtagtgtccagtcagtgtgtctgtactgtattaaccctctctctctcagtgcagtgttaatgtactgtagtgtccagtcagtcgtgtgtctgtactgtattaaccctctctctctcagtgcagtgttaatgtactgtagtgtccagtcagtgtgtctgtactgtattaaccctctctctctcagtgcagtgttaatgtactgtagtgtccagtcagtcagtgtgtctgtactgtattaaccctctctctctcagtgcagtgttaatgtactgtagtgtccagtcagtcgtgtgtctgtactgtattaaccctctctctctcagtgcagtgttaatgtactttagtgtccagtcagtcagtgtgtctgtactgtattaaccctctctctctcagtgcagtgttaatgtactgtagtgttcagtcagtgtgtctgtactgtattaaccctctctctctcagtgcagtgttaatgtactgtagtgtccagtcagtcagtgtgtctgtgctgtactgtattaaccctctctctctctctctatctctctttctctctccagaCTACAGCACTCAGTATCGCCACCCTGCTGATGCTGTATAACATTACAGCTCTGATTCTGGTGTCACTGCTCTCTTTCTCTTCACTGAGAGAACTAAGGAGCAACCGAAGGACCAACTGACGGATCTGTGTTGTGTattactctctttctctctgtattaCTATTAACTCTGCTCTGTATTAACAGCCCTCCTGTTAGACTATGTGTCCCGCCATTGTACTGTATCATAGTATTTGGCATGAAAGTAGGTTTTGCAGCATTGCAATAAAGGAAGTCTAAGAAAACATATTGTACCACATCAATGTGTCTGTgtaggtctctctctctcacacacacattcaaatttcaaattcaTCTTGATTTATGTGTAGTAGTAAATGTCCTAATACTAAGAGTTTCTTATCCTTTTCTCTTAAGGCTTCACATGTTTGACATTGacaaaacaacagcaatgaCCAAGTAGATCCAATAAGGAATTAAGCAGATAAATCctaactgagagagagagaatttgtaAAGTTGTTAAGACAGGAAGAGGGGCCTgcgagaaaaaaataataatgagcaAAACAGATTGAGAGGATGAGgttgtgtttttctcttctctttggGGGGgatattttctttctctctcccgaGCTGTTTTTCTCCCACCCACCTCTTCCTGTGTTTAAAACTTTACAAATTCTTTCTCCTCTTGTTAACCCCGCACCCcccctgcccctctctctctctctctctctctctctcagcatgaACAGAGCAGTGCAGCCAAAACAGTTGTCACAGTTTTAACTCTCTgttttgtctctctgtctgtctccatctctctctgtatctctgtgtttgtttctcccatgtgtgtgtctctattgtTCTGACAGTTGCATCAGCATTGTCAAACCCAGACTCcatctctcttcctctttctatatctctgtctctccatcacactctctctccccatctttGCCGCACTTTCTGTTTCCCAGTCTCTCATTCTCCCTCCTTTGtttctgtctccctgtctctctctctctctctctctctctctctctctctctctctcgctctctctctctatcaaatTCAAAGTGCTTTATTGCCAAAGCGTTAGTAACAAtttcacttattattatttttgtttaacatttaacacatccatttacactcacctaaaggattattaggaacacctgttcaatttctcattaatgcaattatctaaccaaccaatcacatggcagttgctt encodes:
- the LOC136764514 gene encoding membrane-spanning 4-domains subfamily A member 18 yields the protein MPSSQFGGVPAGTSRFDHSSCLDPETLGVMTILLGIFQLLLAIPSYYVELSPPWLLIMPVCIGIVFIIAGSFAVACEKVPNRRLLQGCVYSNVCGLVVALCAVCVYAVALHRVPSPKTCAHFDLDMHLEDMEINCIFDHVSKTTALSIATLLMLYNITALILVSLLSFSSLRELRSNRRTN